CTTGTAGTTCTGCAGGTGAGCCCCTCAGCACTAAGCTGGAACCATGACGACTGACCGCGTCGCTTCCCGCGCATCACAGAGCACTCCCACGGCCCGCGCGCAGCGCAGCACGTCCTCTGCCGCAGCAGTCTTCGCCCTGGATGCCGTGCTGGTGGCCATCTTCGCCGCCGTCGGGAACCGCTCGCACCAGACCGGTCTTTCTCCTGCCGACATCGCCTCCACCGCGTGGCCCTTCCTCCTGGGCCTGTGCCTAGCATGGCTGCTGGCCTTCACCTGGCGACGACCGCTGTCTCTCCCCCGCGGAGCGCTGACGGCGCTCGGCACGGTGCTGGCCGGGATGCTCCTGCGGCATTACTTCACTGATGGGGGCGTGCAGATCAGCTTCATCGTGGTCGCCGCACTGAGCCTCAGCGCACTCCTGCTCGGCAGCAGGCTGGCCCTGCAATTGCTCCGCCGCTGAAAAGCACCCGGCCTCCTGAGCGAACCTGACATAATACTATCCATGATGCGAGCGTATCGCAATTGACCCGCCGCTGACCTGGGACGATGCGTATGCAAACTCTGACCTGACCTCAGGCCAATGTCCAGTGCATGCCAAGGTTGACCTCCCTAGTGTGGGCACTGTTCACCAGTTGCACCCGACTCCCTCTAGGAGGAC
The sequence above is drawn from the Nesterenkonia populi genome and encodes:
- a CDS encoding DUF3054 domain-containing protein; this translates as MTTDRVASRASQSTPTARAQRSTSSAAAVFALDAVLVAIFAAVGNRSHQTGLSPADIASTAWPFLLGLCLAWLLAFTWRRPLSLPRGALTALGTVLAGMLLRHYFTDGGVQISFIVVAALSLSALLLGSRLALQLLRR